In the genome of Vicia villosa cultivar HV-30 ecotype Madison, WI linkage group LG7, Vvil1.0, whole genome shotgun sequence, one region contains:
- the LOC131617170 gene encoding IAA-amino acid hydrolase ILR1-like 7, with the protein MMDLNNHHLRLVLLLIFLFFFNPICLSINFQTNQTASLKNQILEIANNPKTVKWIKKIRREIHEYPELAYEEFKTSSLIRRELDDLGVGYEWPVAKTGVVAKIGSGFPPFVALRADMDALPIQELVDWDHKSKIDGKMHACAHDAHSAMLLGAAKILQEMKDKLKVTVVLIFQPAEERGVGARDMIQENVLEDVEAIFGLHLATQYPLGVVASRPGDFLAGCGSFKAKIKGDLAGIPYRCLDPVLAASASVISLQNIVSREVDPLDSQVVSVAMIRAVSGYELIPDSVTFGGTYRAFGIKSFNALRQRIEEVIKGQVRVHRCSAEVDFFGREHPTIPPTTNDERIYQLAKQASSMIVGEENIKLAQTFTASEDFAFFIEKVPGSLFLLGCGSKYSAHSSHFFIDEDVLPIGAALHAAFALSYHSHSTISHL; encoded by the exons ATGATGGACCTAAACAACCATCATCTAAGACTTGTTCTCTTACTcatcttcttgttcttcttcaatCCCATATGTTTATCTATCAATTTTCAAACTAACCAAACTGCTTCACTGAAAAATCAGATTCTTGAGATTGCTAACAATCCCAAGACAGTGAAATGGATTAAGAAAATCAGAAGAGAAATTCATGAATATCCTGAACTTGCTTATGAAGAGTTCAAGACAAGTTCTTTAATAAGGCGTGAGCTTGATGATTTAGGTGTTGGTTATGAATGGCCAGTGGCTAAAACAGGTGTTGTTGCTAAAATTGGTTCTGGATTTCCTCCTTTTGTTGCTCTTAGAGCTGACATGGATGCTTTGCCTATTCAG GAACTTGTAGATTGGGATCATAAGAGTAAAATAGATGGAAAAATGCACGCATGTGCTCACGATGCGCATTCTGCGATGCTTCTTGGTGCTGCGAAGATACTGCAAGAAATGAAAGACAAGTTAAAG GTTACTGTTGTTCTTATATTTCAACCAGCGGAAGAAAGAGGCGTAGGTGCGAGAGATATGATCCAAGAAAATGTGCTTGAAGATGTAGAGGCAATTTTTGGATTGCATTTAGCGACACAGTATCCCTTAGGTGTTGTTGCATCGAGACCTGGAGATTTTTTAGCCGGATGTGGAAGCTTCAAAGCAAAGATCAAGGGAGATTTAGCAGGAATTCCATATCGTTGTTTGGATCCTGTTTTGGCTGCCTCAGCATCTGTGATTAGCTTGCAAAACATTGTTTCGAGGGAAGTGGACCCTTTAGATTCGCAG GTGGTTTCCGTGGCAATGATTCGTGCAGTGTCTGGTTATGAACTCATTCCTGATTCTGTTACATTTGGAGGTACTTATAGAGCTTTCGGCATAAAGAGCTTCAATGCTCTAAGGCAAAGGATAGAAGAG GTTATCAAAGGGCAAGTAAGAGTACATAGGTGCTCAGCAGAAGTTGACTTCTTTGGTAGAGAACATCCAACAATTCCTCCAACAACAAACGATGAGAGAATCTACCAACTAGCAAAACAAGCCTCAAGTATGATTGTTGGAGAAGAGAACATTAAACTAGCACAAACTTTCACCGCAAGTGAAGATTTTGCATTTTTCATAGAAAAAGTGCCTGGCTCATTATTCCTTTTAGGGTGTGGATCCAAATATTCTGCTCATAGTTCTCATTTTTTCATTGATGAAGATGTTCTTCCCATTGGTGCTGCATTACATGCAGCATTTGCTCTTTCATATCATTCACATTCAACAATTTCACATCTTTAA